The genomic region CGGCCCTGGACCGCCCGGTGCTGCTGGCCGCCTTCCCGGAACCGGAGGTGGTGCCCGGCACCTGCGTGGACCTGTTGGGCCGCACCGCACCCCGGCTCGATCCCACCCGCCCGCTGCGCCCGCAGCTGGACCGGGTGCTCGAGGAGTTCCGCCCCGGGCAGCACCGCGCGGTCGCCGACCTGGTGTCCAGCCATCCCGACCAGGCCGCCGCCCGCCACCGCGCCCTGGCCTACCACCTGCTCGGCCTGCCCGAACCCGCCACGCCGCCCCTGGTCCCGCTGCTCGCCCCGGACCGCCTGCCGCTGCTCACGCGCGCCGCCGCCCTGCGGGTCACCGGCCACCTCGACGGCGACGCGGTGCACCTGACCCGGCACGCCGCCGACGTCCTGCGCGGCCGCCCGCTGAACGCCCCCGAACTCGCCGACCCACACCTGGTCGCGCACCTGCACCACCCGGACCGCAGCCTGCGGCAGACCGCGGAAGTCCTGCTCTGCCAACGGAACGAGCTGTCCTTCGCGGCCCTGCCCAGCTGCCGGATCTTCCTGCTCGGCGACGAGCTGCGCCTGCGCGACGGCCGCCGCTACCGCGTTGAGTCCACAATGGACAGTGATCCGGCGCTGGCCGCCTCGGCCGTTCTGCTGCTGCCCGACCCGCCCCGCGAGCTGCGCGTGGTCACCGGCGCGATCGAGCACCGGTTCCGGCTCACCCCGCTGGCCGCAGCCCCAGGCTGATCTCCAGCTGGACGATCTCCTGGCTGTCCGGTTCCAGCTCGCGCAGCACGGCGAGCAGGCTGCGCAGCGAACCGTCCGCCCGGAACAGCTCCGTCGCCCGCCGCAGCTCCGCCGTGGCCGGTTCGCCAAGCGCTCGCCGGGCCAGCCCCAGCTCCATGGCCACCTTGGCCTGGTTGTCGGTCTCCGCCGTCCCCGCGAAGTGCGCCGCCGCCGCCAGCAGCAGCTCCACCGCCTCCGCCGGCCGTCCGGTCGAACGCAGCAACCTAGCCCGCTGCAACCTCAGGATGGCGTAGGTGCGCGGCCGGGCCGGTTCCGGCACCAGGGTTTCCGTTGCCCGCCAAGACTTCTCGAACCACGCGGCTGCTTCCTCGGCGTCCCCGCGCTTCGCGGCGATCTTGCCCCGCCACTCCAGCGCGCTCTGCTGCCCCGACCCGTCCCCGTAGCGCGCCGCGGCCTCGTGCTGCTCGGCGAAGCACTCGTCCGCCGCCGCGAGCTCACCCACCGCGAAGTGCGCCGACCCGAGCTGCCCGGCCATCCGCATGATCGCCGCGTCCACGCCCAGCCGCCGGGCCGCGGCCAGCCCGAGCTGGTGCGTCTCGATCCAGTCGTCGTAGTGCCCGTGCAGGTGGTAGAGGCCCCACAGGGCTTCGCACAGCTGCCAGGCCGCCGCGTCGAACCCGTGCTGCTCGGCCAGTCGCACCGTGCCGCGCAACGCGTCCCGATGCCCGGACAGCCAGGCCAGCGCCTCGGCCCTGCTGACCCGCGCGGGAGCCAGCTCGGTGAACAGCGGTCCGGACCTCGGCCGGTCGGACAGCACCTTGTCCCTGGTCACCGCGCCGTGCAGGTAGTGCTCGATGATCCACCCGAGCACCTGCCCCAGCTCGCGGAAGCCCTCCTCGGCCAGCGCGCGGGCGGCCGCGTCCCGCCAGACCAGCTCGTCCAGCCGGTACCGCCCGTCCTGCTCGGTCAGCAGCGCCAGGTCGACCAGCTCGGCCAGCAGCTCCTCGGCGTCTTCGCCGAGCAGCGCGGTGGCCGCCGCGAGATCCAGCTCAAGGCCAGGGTGCAGACCGAGTCGCCGGTAGGCCACCTGGAGCTCGCCCAAGCCCGAATACGTGAGGTCGAAGGAGGCTTGCACCTCATCCCGGCCCTCAGCGGCGACCGCGGCGAGCCCTTGTTCCTCGATCCGCGCCAGCACCTTCGCCACCCGGCGAGATGCGGCCAGCTGGGCACCCACCACCCGCAGTGGCAAGGGCAGCCCGCCGACCGAGCGCGCCACCGTGGCCAGCTGCTCAGGGGCGAGCGCGGCCGCCTTCGGGCCGAGGAGCTGCCGGAACAGGTCCAGCCGGTGCGGCATCGCCAGCCCGTCGATCTCGACCGGCCGGTAGCCGCGGCCGATGAGTCCCGGCGCGAGCAGCCGGGTGGTGGTCACCGCGACCGTCGCGCCCGGTGTGGCCAGCGGGAACCAGTCGACCTGCCCGGTCGAGGTGACGTTCTCCAGCACCAGCAGCAACCTCTTGCCCGCGGACAGGTTCAGCAGCGCCTTGCGCCGCTCCTCCGCGGTGGCCGGCTGGTCTTTGCTGGGCAGTCCGAGCGCGGACAGCACTTCACCCAGTTTCGCACCGACCGCCGCGATCTCGTCCCGCTGCGGCCCACCCAGCCGCACGTGGATCTGCCCGTCCGGGAACCGGCCAGGGGTGTCCCGGAACCACTTCACGATCGCGCTGAACCGGCCGGCGCCATCCGGTCCGCACACCGCGAGGAAGGTCGGCCGCCCGGCCGCCAGCTCCTGTTCGTACAGCGTGCTCATGGTCTGCCGATGGCGCTCCCGGTTGACGAACCAGGCCGCGTTCGCCGGCAGTTCGCTCGGTGGATCCCCCTGCTGTTCCGCCACGCCACCCGACCCTACACACGGCGGGTAGGCGCCCAGTCACTTCTCGCGCAGGACCTCCCCGACCAGGCGACCCGTCTCCGCCTGCCCCAGGTACGCCCGCGCGGCATGCGGCTCGCGCCCGTTGTCCACCAGCCGGTGCGGCTCGACCACCCCGGCCGCCCCGGGGAACAGCCCGCCCAGCTCGGCTTCGGCGGCGATCAGGTCGTCCCGGTCCAGGATGTTCACCCAGCGGCGCAGCAGCGGCGGGACGTGCGGTGGCTGGGGCGCCAAGCGCTCGTAGATCACCGTGCGCAGCCCGAGCGGGGAACCCAGGGTGACCAGCAGCGGAAGGGGATGTGCCAGGCGGTGCAGGGCCTCGTAGGCGACCACGGTGCCCAGGGAGTGCGCGACCACGACCTTGGTCTCCGGGCCGAGCTGGGCGGTCAGGCGTTCGACGATCTGGTTCCTGGTGTCCGGTTCGGTGAAGTACTGGGCGACCTGGCTGAGCTCCTGCCAGCGGTACTTCTCGGCCAGCGCGAAACCGAGTCGGCCGAAGGTGCTCATCCGGGCGACGGCGCGCAGCAGCGGGCGCACGGCGGCACGCGGACCCTGGGCGTCGGGGTGCTCGCCGGTGGCCACCGCGAGGGCGCGGGCGGCTTCCTGGCGGTCCTCCTGCCGCGGGCCGCGGGTGGCGGCGTTGCGCAGGATGTCCGCGAGCAGTCCGGCGACCAGGTCCTCCTGGGCGGGCATGGCCGCACCCTGCTGGTCAGGGCGGCCGAACAGGTCCGCGAAGTAGGCCAGGGTGGTCCGGCCGGGCAGCGCGTCGGCTTCGGTGGTGAACCCGGCCGCGCGCAGGCCGACCGCGAGATCGGCGGTCATGCTCGCGCCCAGGTCGGCCGGATCATGCCGTTCCTGCCCGATCCCGTGCACCAGGACGACCTCGGCCACCGGTTCCCCCGATCTCTCGACACCCGTGGGTGCACCGTAGCCCGGCGGCTTGCCCGCGGCCGGGGCGGTGGGAGATCTTTCAGGGGTGGAGCGACTGGCGCTGGTGATCAGCTCGGAGTGGCATGCCTCGGGGCGGCGGGTGCCCGTGCTGGGCAGGCACGCCGAGGCGGTCGCCAGGGTGCTCACCGATCCGGCGACCGGCGGCTGGACCCCGGCGCTGACCGGCCGGCCGCTGCTGCTGGACCCGACCGCGGCCGAGCTGGACGAGGCGCTGCGGCTGGCCTTCGAGCGCGCGCACCGGGACCGCGCGGTGTTGCTGGTGTTCTTCGTCGGCCACGGCGTGCTGACCGAGGACGACTACTACCTGATGGCCACCGACAGCACCGACCTGCCCGACTCGCGGGACTCGCTGCTGCTCGGCCAGCGGTTCAAGGAGCTGCTGCGCCGCTACTCCGGCCTGGACGCGCTGGTCCTGGTGGTGGACGCCTGCCACTCCGGCCGGGCGATCCGCGCCGCGAGCCGGCACTTCCTGGACCAGATCAGCCGGGCACGGCGCCGGGTGGAGGTGCTGACCGCCTCCGACGACGACCCGGCCTTCGGCGCCTGCCTGGCCCGCGCCGTGGTCACCCAGGCCGCGATCGGGCACGCCGGCTACGGCGAGCGGCTGCGGGTGGCGGATGTGCGCGAGCTGGCCAAGGACACCTGCCGTCTGCAAGTGCCGCAACAGTTCTCCTTCGACGGCACCAGCAAGCTCGGCGAGGACGGCGACCCGGCGCTGTGGCTGCTGCACAACCCGGGCAGCCGCTGGCTGCGCTCGCCGCTGGCCGGCACCGCCACGCTCGGCGAGGTGGAACGGCTGCTGGCCAACCGGGTGCACCGGCCGGTGTTCGCCGAGGCCGGGCGCGCGCTGACCGGGCAGGCCCGGTGCGTGCTGCTGCTCGGGCCGAGGGGCAGCGGCAAGTCGGTGGTGGTGGCCGACCTGCTGGACCGGGGCACGCCGGTGCACGCGGCGATCCTGCTGCGCGGCGGCGAACTGCTGTCCCAGGTGGCCGCGGAGCTGCGCAGGCAGCTGACCGCGCAGGTGGAGGGGTTCGCCGAGGCGTTCGCGGCCTACTGCGGGCGCGGGGACCTGGTGTCGCCGGGGGCAGACCCGTTCGAGCTGAACCTGCTCGGCCCGTTGCGGCTGCTGCCGGACCCGGCCGAGGTGCGGATCGCGGTCGACGGCGTGGACGCGCTGTCCGGCCAGCGGGATCGGCTGTGGGCCGGGCTGATCGCGCTGGCCACCGATCCGGCGGTGCGGGTGCGGTTGCTGGTCGCCACCCGCGCCGCGCCGGACGGGTTGGCCGGGGCCGAGGTGGTCGCGGTGCCGAAGGCCACCGTGGCGGAGCTGACCGAGTTCGCGCGGCTGCGTGAGCTGGAGGAGCACCAGGTCCAACAGGTCGTGGCGCAGGCGGACGGGAACTGGGCGGCCGCGCACCTGTTCGCCGAGGGATTTGTGCAGCGCCGCGGTTCCGCCGACGGCGGTCAGGTCCCGCGCGGGCTGGCCGAGGCCTACGCGGAGCGGCTCCGGCGGGCCAGGCTGCACGACGAGTCGGACCCGCTGCGCCCGCACACCAGGCAGGTGCTCGCCGCGCTGACCGCCGCGGGAGCCGGGCCGGTGCTGCCGTTTCCGTTGCTGGCCACGGCATGTGGGCTCACCGAGACGGAGACGCACGCGGTGCTGCCCAGGCTCGGCTCGCTGATCGTGCGCGGCCAGCCCGGCACCGCGGCCGAGCGGGCCGGCCTGGCCGAACCGGAGCTGGCCGAGCACCTGGCCGACGGCACGGTGCTCGGCGTCCACCCGGCCGAGTGGCACGCCCGCCTCGCCGACGCCATCACCGAGCTGGCCCCGCCGGGCAGCTCCGGCCCGGTCGCGGACTACGCGGCGGCAGCTGAAGCCCGGCACCGCTGGCGGGCCGGCCGGTTCGCCGCGGCGCTGGACAGCCTGGACGAGCGCGAGGCGCAGATCCCGGTGGAGCAGCGGGAACGCTGGAGCGCGCTGGCCCGGCTGACCGCCGAGCAGTTCGGCGCGGAGCACCCACTCACCCTGCGCGCGCAGGCCAGGGTCGGAACCTGGACCGCCAAGGCCGGTGACCCGGCAACCGCGCTGGACACCTTTGCGCAGCTGCTCGACCGGGCTCGGCCGCTGCTCGGCGAAGACCATCCCGAGGTGCTGAACCTGCGGGAGAACCAGGCGTTCTGGCTTGGCATGAGCGGGAACTGGCCGCTGGCGCGAGACCTCTTCGACGCGCTCGTCGCCGACTGCGCGCGGCTGCTCGGACCGGAACACCCGCAGACGTTGATGGCCCGCCAGCACGTGGCGCTCAGCGTGACGAAGTGCGGGCAGGAGGAACGCGGTCTGGCGCTGTTCCACGAACTGCTGCCGCTGCGCGAACGGGCGCTCGGCCCGGCCCACCTGGACACTCTCCGTACCCGGCACAACATCGCCTTCTGGGAGTCGTACCCGGCATACCCCCCCCGTCCGTTTTTCCTTCGCGGTTCTGGTCGACGACCTGGCGTCCTCGGTCGGGGCCGACCACCCGGAAACGCTCACCGCGCGTTACCACCAGGCGGTCTTCCTGCCGGAAACCCAACGGGCGCAGGCGATCTCACTGCTGCGCGAACTCCGGCCCGCCATGGAGCGGGTGCTCGGCCCCTGGCACGGCGACCTGCGCCAGCTCGACGCGAAGCTGGCCGAGTATGAGGAGCCGGCCGACAGGTAGCGCGGTGGCGGCATGACGCGACCGCTGCGGATCGCGCTGCTGACCTATCGCGGCGCCCCGCACTCCGGCGGCCAGGGCGTGTACGTGCGGCACCTCAGCCGGGAGCTGCGCGCGCTCGGCCACTCGGTGGAAGTCTTCGCCGGACCGCCCCATCCCGAGCTGGATCCGGGCATCCCGCTCACCCGTCTGTCCACTTTGGACATATTCGGCGAGCCGTTCCCGTTCCGGCTGCCGCCGCTGCGGCAGGTGCGCAGTGCGGCGGACTGGGTGGAGTACCTGGACTTCCGGTTCCGCGGCAACTACCCGGAGCCGCTGTCCTTCTCGCTGCGTGTGCTGCCGGAGCTGTGGGCTCGCCGGGCGGAGTTCGACCTGGTGCACGACAACCAGGGCCTGGGCTACGGCCTGCTCGGCCTGCACTGGCTCGGTCTGCCGCTGGTGGCGACCGTGCACCACCCGGTGGCCATCGACCGCGACTTCAAGCTGGCCACCACCACCGGCGCGCACCGCCGCGGCGCGCTGCGCTGGCACCGCTTCACCGACATGCAGGGCCGGGTGGCGCGCCGGGCCGCCGCGGTGCTGACCGTGTCCGCGGCTTCCCGGGCCGCGATCGTACGCCGGATGCGGGTGCCCGCGGACCGGGTCTCGGTGGTACCGCTGGGCGTGGACCACTCGGTGTTCACCACCGGGTCCACCGCGAAGGTGCCGGGCCGGATCGTGACCACGGCCAGCGCGGACGTGCCGATCAAGGGCCTGCGCACGCTGCTCGCGGCGCTGGCGCTGGTGCGCGCGGCGGCGCCTGCCGAACTGGTGGTCATCGGGCGGCCCAAGCCGGACAGCCCGGCCGCGGAACTGCTGGCGCGGCCGGAGCTGGCCGGTGCCGTGCGGTTCACCCCCGATCTGTCCACTGTGGACCTTGCCGAACTGCTGCGGTCGGCCGAAGTGGTCTGCGTGCCCTCGCTGTTCGAGGGCTTCTCGCTGCCCGCGGCCGAGGCGATGGCCTGCGGCACGGCGCTGGTGACCACCTGGGCTGGCGCGCTGCCGGAGGTCGTCGGCCGGGACGAACAGGCCGCGTTGCTGGTGCCACCAGCCGATCCGGTCGCGCTGGCCGCCGCGCTGACCAGGGTGCTCACCGGCACCGCGCTGCGGGCGCGACTGGGCAAGGGCGGTCTGCGCCGGGCCGCCGGACTGTCCTGGCGGCGCACCGCACTGGCCACCGTCGAGCAGTACCACCGCGTTCTCGCTGATTCCTGCCACCGGAGCGAACTTGCTGACCATTGACTTCGACCGGTTCCCGATCGCGGCCGGGGACCGGGTGCTCGACTTCGGCTGCGGGCAGGGACGGCACGCCTACGCGGCCTACCGGCGCGGCGGCCGGGTGCTGGCGCTGGATCTCGACGGCGCGGTGCTCAAGGAGGTCAGGGACATGTTCGGCGCGATGGCCTGCGTCGGCGAGCCGCCGCCGGGCGCCACCGCGCACGCCATCCAGGGCGACGGGGCGGCGCTGCCCTTCCCCGACCACGCCTTCACCAGGGTGATGGCCGCCGAGGTGCTGGAGCACCTGCCCGAGGACGAGGCGGTGCTGGCCGAGCTGACCAGGGTGCTCGCACCGGGTGGGCTGCTCGCGGTGACCGTGCCGCGCTGGCTGCCGGAGCGGATCTGCTGGGCGCTGTCCAGGGAGTACCACGAGGTCGAGGGCGGGCACGTGCGCGTCTACCGGCGGCGGGCGCTGCGGAAGCTGTTGCGGCGGCACGGTTTGATCCCGCTGGGCGGCCACCACGCGCACGCGCTGCACACGCCGTACTGGTGGCTCAAGTGCGCGGTCGGGCCGAGCAAC from Crossiella sp. CA-258035 harbors:
- a CDS encoding NB-ARC domain-containing protein — translated: MAEQQGDPPSELPANAAWFVNRERHRQTMSTLYEQELAAGRPTFLAVCGPDGAGRFSAIVKWFRDTPGRFPDGQIHVRLGGPQRDEIAAVGAKLGEVLSALGLPSKDQPATAEERRKALLNLSAGKRLLLVLENVTSTGQVDWFPLATPGATVAVTTTRLLAPGLIGRGYRPVEIDGLAMPHRLDLFRQLLGPKAAALAPEQLATVARSVGGLPLPLRVVGAQLAASRRVAKVLARIEEQGLAAVAAEGRDEVQASFDLTYSGLGELQVAYRRLGLHPGLELDLAAATALLGEDAEELLAELVDLALLTEQDGRYRLDELVWRDAAARALAEEGFRELGQVLGWIIEHYLHGAVTRDKVLSDRPRSGPLFTELAPARVSRAEALAWLSGHRDALRGTVRLAEQHGFDAAAWQLCEALWGLYHLHGHYDDWIETHQLGLAAARRLGVDAAIMRMAGQLGSAHFAVGELAAADECFAEQHEAAARYGDGSGQQSALEWRGKIAAKRGDAEEAAAWFEKSWRATETLVPEPARPRTYAILRLQRARLLRSTGRPAEAVELLLAAAAHFAGTAETDNQAKVAMELGLARRALGEPATAELRRATELFRADGSLRSLLAVLRELEPDSQEIVQLEISLGLRPAG
- a CDS encoding tetratricopeptide repeat protein produces the protein MERLALVISSEWHASGRRVPVLGRHAEAVARVLTDPATGGWTPALTGRPLLLDPTAAELDEALRLAFERAHRDRAVLLVFFVGHGVLTEDDYYLMATDSTDLPDSRDSLLLGQRFKELLRRYSGLDALVLVVDACHSGRAIRAASRHFLDQISRARRRVEVLTASDDDPAFGACLARAVVTQAAIGHAGYGERLRVADVRELAKDTCRLQVPQQFSFDGTSKLGEDGDPALWLLHNPGSRWLRSPLAGTATLGEVERLLANRVHRPVFAEAGRALTGQARCVLLLGPRGSGKSVVVADLLDRGTPVHAAILLRGGELLSQVAAELRRQLTAQVEGFAEAFAAYCGRGDLVSPGADPFELNLLGPLRLLPDPAEVRIAVDGVDALSGQRDRLWAGLIALATDPAVRVRLLVATRAAPDGLAGAEVVAVPKATVAELTEFARLRELEEHQVQQVVAQADGNWAAAHLFAEGFVQRRGSADGGQVPRGLAEAYAERLRRARLHDESDPLRPHTRQVLAALTAAGAGPVLPFPLLATACGLTETETHAVLPRLGSLIVRGQPGTAAERAGLAEPELAEHLADGTVLGVHPAEWHARLADAITELAPPGSSGPVADYAAAAEARHRWRAGRFAAALDSLDEREAQIPVEQRERWSALARLTAEQFGAEHPLTLRAQARVGTWTAKAGDPATALDTFAQLLDRARPLLGEDHPEVLNLRENQAFWLGMSGNWPLARDLFDALVADCARLLGPEHPQTLMARQHVALSVTKCGQEERGLALFHELLPLRERALGPAHLDTLRTRHNIAFWESYPAYPPRPFFLRGSGRRPGVLGRGRPPGNAHRALPPGGLPAGNPTGAGDLTAARTPARHGAGARPLARRPAPARREAGRV
- a CDS encoding glycosyltransferase family 4 protein encodes the protein MTRPLRIALLTYRGAPHSGGQGVYVRHLSRELRALGHSVEVFAGPPHPELDPGIPLTRLSTLDIFGEPFPFRLPPLRQVRSAADWVEYLDFRFRGNYPEPLSFSLRVLPELWARRAEFDLVHDNQGLGYGLLGLHWLGLPLVATVHHPVAIDRDFKLATTTGAHRRGALRWHRFTDMQGRVARRAAAVLTVSAASRAAIVRRMRVPADRVSVVPLGVDHSVFTTGSTAKVPGRIVTTASADVPIKGLRTLLAALALVRAAAPAELVVIGRPKPDSPAAELLARPELAGAVRFTPDLSTVDLAELLRSAEVVCVPSLFEGFSLPAAEAMACGTALVTTWAGALPEVVGRDEQAALLVPPADPVALAAALTRVLTGTALRARLGKGGLRRAAGLSWRRTALATVEQYHRVLADSCHRSELADH
- a CDS encoding class I SAM-dependent methyltransferase, with translation MLTIDFDRFPIAAGDRVLDFGCGQGRHAYAAYRRGGRVLALDLDGAVLKEVRDMFGAMACVGEPPPGATAHAIQGDGAALPFPDHAFTRVMAAEVLEHLPEDEAVLAELTRVLAPGGLLAVTVPRWLPERICWALSREYHEVEGGHVRVYRRRALRKLLRRHGLIPLGGHHAHALHTPYWWLKCAVGPSNETRLVRRYHEFLCWDIEHGNWASRTADRLLNPVLGKSLVLYAVKPA